Genomic segment of Prochlorococcus marinus CUG1433:
TTTATGTCAGTATAGTTTGAGTGTGTTAAGTCTGCTGATCCACCAATTAGTTCAGGTAGATTAGGACCTAAGGCACCTAAACATATTTGTGAATGCTTTCTGGTAGCTAAACCTTTATCATCAGGAGAATAGGAGGGGAGATCTGAGTCCCAATTATCAGGTAGTTGGCCATTTAACATTCTCTTTAACTCAGCTCCTTCGGAGGGATACTTTTTCTGATATTCTTCAAATTTAGAATCCCATTGTCTCTCTAAATTTTCACCTTTGTTTACTGATTTTCTAAAGTGTTTATAAACCTCATCTGGTATTTCAAATGGAGGATATTCCCAATTTAAGAACTTTCTTGTTAGTGAGGCTTCTTCTTCTCCTACGGCTGCCCCATGAATGCCAGCAGTATCTGATTTATTAGGCGAACCATAACCTATGGTTGTAGAAATTTTTATTATTGATGGTTTGTCAGTAATTAATTTTGCTTTTTCGATAGCTTCAGTTATTCCTTTTACATCATGATTTCCATCTTCTACATGTTGGACATGCCATCCATAAGCCTCGTATCTTTTTAAAACATCTTCAGTGAAAGAAACATCAGTGCGACCATCAATTGTGATTTGATTATCGTCGTAGAGTGCAATTAATTTTCCAAGTTTGAGATGACCTGCTAATGAGCAAGCCTCTGATGCAATACCCTCTTGATTACAGCCGTCACCCATTATTACGTAAGTAAAATGATCAACGATATTGCAATCAGGCTTATTGAATTTAGCCGCTAAATGAGTTTCAGCTATTGCTAAACCAACTGCATTAGAAATTCCCGCTCCAAGAGGCCCAGCTGTAACTTCAACTCCTTCAGTTTCGAATGTTTCTGGATGGCCAGGGGTTTTTGATCCCCATTGCCTAAATTCTTTAATATCTTCTATGGAGACTGATTTGTACCCTGTCAGATGTAGTAAAGAATATAACAACATACAGCCATGCCCAGCTGATAATACAAAACGATCTCTGTTAAACCATTTTGGATTATTGGGGTTGTGATTTAAGATGTTTTGCCATAATGCATAACCCATTGGCGCACATCCCATTGGCAACCCAGGATGTCCACTATTAGATTTATTTACTGCATCTACAGCAAGCATCCTTATACTATTTACACAAAGTGATTCTAATGAAACAGATGCAGCGACCATTGTTTTTAAATAAGATAAATTGGATATACAGAGTTGGTTGTCATCAATTCATTTTGCTGAAAGCAAGGCAAACGTTGTGACCACCAAAGCCGAAGGAATTAGAAAGAGCTACTCCTATTTGAGCTTCTCTAGCGTTATTTGGTACATAATCAAGATCACAATCAGGATCTGGATTAACGTAGTTAATTGTAGGAGGGATAAAATTATGTGTCAAAGAAAGTATACAAGCTACTGCTTCTATACCTCCTGAACCTCCTAGAAGATGACCAGTCATCGACTTAGTAGAGCTTACAGGAATAAGGTAAGATCTGTCTTTAAATATAGATTTAATTGCAGAAGTTTCATTTTTATCATTAGCTGATGTACTAGTTCCATGAGCATTAATGTAATCAACTTTTTCGAGGCTTAGAGAACCATCCTCAATTGCTAATTGAATGGCTTTTGCGCCTCCAACCCCGCCTGGAGAAGGAGCAGTGATGTGATGAGCATCACATGTTGTTCCATATCCAATAATTTCTGCATAGATTCTTGCATCTCTTTTTTGAGCATTTTCTAGGGTTTCTAAAACAAGGATTCCAGATCCCTCTCCAATGACAAATCCATCTCTTTCAGCATCAAAAGGTCTACTAGCTGTTTGAGGACTTTCATTTCTGAAAGAAAGAGCTTTAGCACTCGCAAAACCAGCCACTCCAAGAGGTGTAATACTAGCTTCAGCTCCTCCACAAATCATCGCATCCGCCTTTCCAAGTTGCAGTAATCTAAAAGAATCACCAATTGCATTTGAACCAGCAGCGCAAGCAGTGGAAACTGAGGAACTTGGTCCTTTTGCTCCTAAAGCAATGGCAGCTAGCCCAGTTGCCATATTTGGAATCATCATCGGAACCGTAAATGGACTTACTCTTTTTGGTCCTTTATGACTCAGTATTTGAGCCTGACTTTCCATAGTAAGTAATCCTCCAACTCCAGAGCCAATAATTACTCCAATTCTTGATGCATTGGATTCATTAATTTCAAGTCCAGAATCTATAAAGGCTTGTTTTGCTGCAATAACTCCAAATTGTGAGAAACGATCCCACCTTTTGGATTCTTTAGGTTCAATAAAATTTTCAGATTGAAGATTTTTAACTTCTGCTGCAAATTTGCAAGGATGTTGTTCAGGATCAAAAAGAGTAATCTGTGATACCCCGTTTAATCCTTTTTGAAGGCTGAGTAAATATTCATCAATGTTGTTTCCAATTGGAGTTACTGCTCCGATACCAGTAATAACTACTCGATGGAAATTTGGCATTCTAGTTTAACCTTTTTTTTCTTCGATGAATTTAACAGCATCGCCGACTGTTGCGATACCTTCCGCTGCTTCATCAGGGATTTCAATATCAAATGCTTCCTCTAGAGCCATCACCAATTCAACGGTATCTAGAGAATCAGCACCCAAATCATTTTGGAAATTTGAATCTGATTTTACTTCTCCTGCCTCAACGCTTAATTGCTCTGAAACAATAGAACAGACTTTTTCAAGGATTTCTTGTGACATAGTTTATGGAAATTACTAATTATCTATAAGATTTTATGCCCTAGAGTTAACAAGAGTGAAGCATATCTTAATTTTTTTAATTTCTTTGTAAGACAATAGTATTATAAAACGAGGTTCAAAAGACAATTTTTACATGTCACACGCAGTTAAAATTTATGACACATGCATTGGATGCACCCAATGTGTAAGGGCTTGCCCACTGGATGTTTTAGAGATGGTTCCATGGGACGGCTGCAAAGCTGGCCAAATTGCTTCATCTCCTAGGACTGAAGATTGTGTAGGTTGTAAAAGATGTGAAACAGCGTGTCCAACAGATTTCTTGAGTATACGTGTCTATCTTGGAGATGAAACTTCTAGGAGTATGGGCTTAGCTTACTAGTTATATAGTGCAGTTTTAAGAGAGTCCATGTTTTAATAAATACACATTTTTTTTCAATATAATTGAAAAAAAACTGACGTATGTGTGGAATAGTAGCTGTTACGGGTTATAAAAAAGCTCTACCATTATTGATGAATGGTTTAGAAAAACTCGAATATAGAGGTTATGATTCTGCGGGAATTGCAATAATAAATTCTGAGACTAAAACCATTACTTGTAACAAAGCAGAGGGAAAACTTCAGAATTTAATAAATCAACTTAATAATAAGAATATAACTGGGGCTGTTGGTATTGGACATACTCGTTGGGCAACCCATGGAAAACCTGAAGTTAAAAATGCTCATCCTCATATTGATAGTTCAGGAACCATCGCAGTTGTTCAAAATGGTATTATTGAGAATTTTCAAGAGTTAAAAAATAAATTAGAGGCAGAAGGTATTATTTTTAATTCTGATACTGATACTGAAGTTATTCCCCATTTAATACAAAGAGAGTTAAAAACATTAAGTCAACTTAATCTTGAGAATAATGGTTCAACATTATTAGTTGCAGTAAGAAATGTAATATCTGATTTAGAAGGGTCTTATGCGTTGGCAGTTTTATGGGCTGGTGCTCCAACCTCTTTGGTTGTCGCGAGAAGACAAGCACCTTTGATTATTGGTTTAGGTGAAGGAGAATTTATATGTGCTAGTGATACTCCAGCTATTGCAAACTTTACAAATATTATTCTTCCTATGGAGGATGAGGAAATAGCATTACTAACTCCGTTGGGAATTGAAATATATGACTCAAATAACGAGAGACAATATCGAAATCCAGTCTCTTTAAAAGTCTCTGAGCAAATAATGGATAAAATGAATTTCAAACACTATATGTTAAAAGAGATATATGATCAGCCTCTTACAGCAAAGAATTGGTTAGAAAATTATTTAGTTAAAAACATAGAAAATGGTAGATATCAAGTCAACTATTCCTTTGATACAAAGTTTTTTGAATCAATCGAAAGAATTGAAATTATTGCTTGTGGTACTAGTAAACATGCTGCAATGGTGGGTAGCTTTTTATTAGAACAATTCTCAGGAATCCCTACAAATGTCTTTTACGCAAGTGAATTTCGTTATTCACCGCCACCACTTTTACCAAATACATTAACTATTGGAGTCACTCAATCTGGAGAAACTGCTGACACAATCGCTGCTATTGATATGGAAATTAAAAGACGGTCAATAATTGAAGATAAAAAATATAAGCCTAATCTTATTGCAATAACAAATAGAAAAGAGAGCTCTATAGGCAGGCAAGTTGCAAATATAATTGATATTTGTGCAGGAATTGAAGTTGGAGTTGCTGCAACCAAAACTTTTTTTGCTCAACTACTTTCTTTTTATGGATTAGCTATAAAATTTGCCCAAATCAAAGGTAGCCAAAGTCCAGAAGAAATAGCCAAATTAATAACTGCCCTTACAAAACTGCCACCATTACTAGAAGATCTTTTGGAGAAACATAATAAATCCTCAGAAAAGTTAGCACATGATTTTTTTAATATAAAAGATGTAATCTTTTTGGGAAGAGGTATAAATTATCCTATAGCCCTTGAAGGAGCTTTAAAACTTAAAGAAATTAGTTACATACACGCTGCGGGATATCCAGCAGGTGAAATGAAACATGGGCCAATCGCTTTGTTAGATAAAAAAGTTCCAGTAATTTCAATTGCTTCTCCCGGTGAAGTGTTCGACAAAGTTATCAGTAATGCTCAAGAAGCAAAAGCTAGAGACTCATATTTGATCGGTATTGCTCCTGAATGTAATGGAACCGAAATTTTTGATTATTTAATGAAAATTCCTGTTTCTAATGAATGGATTACACCTTTACTTAACATAATACCGTTGCAATTATTGAGTTACCACATCGCAGCTCACAGGGGGCTTGATGTTGATCAACCAAGAAATTTGGCTAAAAGTGTAACTGTTGAATAATTAATCTCCTTTAGTTTTTGAAATTTACAGCTCTAGCAGTCCTTTTGGAGGATTAATGACGAGAAAATTATTTTTTAAATCAACAAGCGGGACAATTTCTTTTACAAAGGGTATTAAAACCTTTTTTTTATTTTTGATAAGTTCGATAACAAGTAAATTATTTTTCTCATTTTCTAAATTAATAACTTTCCCAATTACTTTTAATTCTTTTTTCTCTAATGTTTTTACATGCAAATTTATTAGTTCCAGTAAATGAAATTCTTCTTCGTTTAATTTAGGAAGCTTATTTGTTTTTACAAGAATTTTATATTTTTTAATTTCCTCAGCATGATTTCTATTATTTATCCCTTTAAATTTAATGATGTAGGTTTCTTTTCCAGGCTGTTTATAACCAGCAGTAAGTTCCATTTTTATAGGGGATTCATCTTCTTTTTGCAACCATCTTGTGCCTGGTTTTATAAATCTTTCTTCAAAATCACTTAGAGAC
This window contains:
- the tkt gene encoding transketolase; amino-acid sequence: MVAASVSLESLCVNSIRMLAVDAVNKSNSGHPGLPMGCAPMGYALWQNILNHNPNNPKWFNRDRFVLSAGHGCMLLYSLLHLTGYKSVSIEDIKEFRQWGSKTPGHPETFETEGVEVTAGPLGAGISNAVGLAIAETHLAAKFNKPDCNIVDHFTYVIMGDGCNQEGIASEACSLAGHLKLGKLIALYDDNQITIDGRTDVSFTEDVLKRYEAYGWHVQHVEDGNHDVKGITEAIEKAKLITDKPSIIKISTTIGYGSPNKSDTAGIHGAAVGEEEASLTRKFLNWEYPPFEIPDEVYKHFRKSVNKGENLERQWDSKFEEYQKKYPSEGAELKRMLNGQLPDNWDSDLPSYSPDDKGLATRKHSQICLGALGPNLPELIGGSADLTHSNYTDIKGETGSFQSYSPEKRYLHFGVREHAMAAVLNGIAYHNSGLIPYGGTFLVFADYMRGSMRLSALSELGVIYVLTHDSIGVGEDGPTHQPIETIPSLRAMPNMLVFRPGDGNETSGAYKLAIQNRKRPSALCLSRQGMPNQENTSIEKVALGGYIVSDCKGTPDVIFIGTGSELNLCIEASKEISNLGKQTRVVSMPCLELFEEQEESYKESVLPRSVTKRVVVEAAHSFGWHKYTGFDGICITMDRFGASAPGGECMNNFGFTVENVVNKTKEIL
- the fabF gene encoding beta-ketoacyl-ACP synthase II; translated protein: MPNFHRVVITGIGAVTPIGNNIDEYLLSLQKGLNGVSQITLFDPEQHPCKFAAEVKNLQSENFIEPKESKRWDRFSQFGVIAAKQAFIDSGLEINESNASRIGVIIGSGVGGLLTMESQAQILSHKGPKRVSPFTVPMMIPNMATGLAAIALGAKGPSSSVSTACAAGSNAIGDSFRLLQLGKADAMICGGAEASITPLGVAGFASAKALSFRNESPQTASRPFDAERDGFVIGEGSGILVLETLENAQKRDARIYAEIIGYGTTCDAHHITAPSPGGVGGAKAIQLAIEDGSLSLEKVDYINAHGTSTSANDKNETSAIKSIFKDRSYLIPVSSTKSMTGHLLGGSGGIEAVACILSLTHNFIPPTINYVNPDPDCDLDYVPNNAREAQIGVALSNSFGFGGHNVCLAFSKMN
- the acpP gene encoding acyl carrier protein, giving the protein MSQEILEKVCSIVSEQLSVEAGEVKSDSNFQNDLGADSLDTVELVMALEEAFDIEIPDEAAEGIATVGDAVKFIEEKKG
- the psaC gene encoding photosystem I iron-sulfur center protein PsaC, with the translated sequence MSHAVKIYDTCIGCTQCVRACPLDVLEMVPWDGCKAGQIASSPRTEDCVGCKRCETACPTDFLSIRVYLGDETSRSMGLAY
- the glmS gene encoding glutamine--fructose-6-phosphate transaminase (isomerizing); amino-acid sequence: MCGIVAVTGYKKALPLLMNGLEKLEYRGYDSAGIAIINSETKTITCNKAEGKLQNLINQLNNKNITGAVGIGHTRWATHGKPEVKNAHPHIDSSGTIAVVQNGIIENFQELKNKLEAEGIIFNSDTDTEVIPHLIQRELKTLSQLNLENNGSTLLVAVRNVISDLEGSYALAVLWAGAPTSLVVARRQAPLIIGLGEGEFICASDTPAIANFTNIILPMEDEEIALLTPLGIEIYDSNNERQYRNPVSLKVSEQIMDKMNFKHYMLKEIYDQPLTAKNWLENYLVKNIENGRYQVNYSFDTKFFESIERIEIIACGTSKHAAMVGSFLLEQFSGIPTNVFYASEFRYSPPPLLPNTLTIGVTQSGETADTIAAIDMEIKRRSIIEDKKYKPNLIAITNRKESSIGRQVANIIDICAGIEVGVAATKTFFAQLLSFYGLAIKFAQIKGSQSPEEIAKLITALTKLPPLLEDLLEKHNKSSEKLAHDFFNIKDVIFLGRGINYPIALEGALKLKEISYIHAAGYPAGEMKHGPIALLDKKVPVISIASPGEVFDKVISNAQEAKARDSYLIGIAPECNGTEIFDYLMKIPVSNEWITPLLNIIPLQLLSYHIAAHRGLDVDQPRNLAKSVTVE
- the rimM gene encoding ribosome maturation factor RimM produces the protein MINKNKWLVVGLITSCHGINGQVKVRSLSDFEERFIKPGTRWLQKEDESPIKMELTAGYKQPGKETYIIKFKGINNRNHAEEIKKYKILVKTNKLPKLNEEEFHLLELINLHVKTLEKKELKVIGKVINLENEKNNLLVIELIKNKKKVLIPFVKEIVPLVDLKNNFLVINPPKGLLEL